The nucleotide sequence CATGCCTGAAACTTGGGGGAGCCCCCAGCACAACCAGGCCCAACCTGCTCAGAGATCCTCCCCTGACGTAGGCCACTGCCCATAGCATTGGCATAGTGTTTTTGTTGGAATTTACCTCGACTCTGAAACTAATCTTTTCAGTTGAAACTTCTCCTAGTTCCAGTTGCAACATGGTTTCCAGTCCCTTCCTATGTAAATATGAAAATGTCGAGGAAGAAAACTCAAAATTAGAATACATGACTGACTATGCATGGTAAATGAGCAATTTATTTTGTAACTACGATGCAAAACACatgatctggagttcgatggcgtatCCAGGTTGTTGCCCTAGTTTGATTTGTTCAATGGCAATGGTTTCacctttggtgagccaccttggaggtttTTAAAACTGCATATCAGCAATGGAGCAGCATCgggctcgggtgaggaggtgatccatcattTTATTTCTTTCGATGGCTGCTGTGGTCGTACCAGAGACAGGTGACatgcgttggtgtcaagctcagagatttCTTCCGTCTTGATTGTAATTTTCTTTCTTAGCTAGTGTTCCTTCGTGCAAAGGCTAGCGTTCTGCTGTCTTTTCAGTTTTTTCAAGTCGGTGcttacgtgacttgtactatgATCTACATAAATGAGACGCGTATTACCATGAAAAGAGAGAAGAAAATGAAGATATACTATAAGAGTAGAGGATGGCTTGCCATTGTTGGCTCGAGCAGTGCACTGAGTGCCTACATAACCATAAAGGACGCTGGCTAGGGAAGGATTTACATGAATTCAAAATTGATATAAGATCCAAAGGTCTAGAGCATTCATATGGAAAAACTAcctaagggctcctttgattcaaaggaattctatAGGATTTCTGGAGGATTGAAATCCTCAGGAATTTTTCCTATGTTGGCCCTCTCATTCATAGGATTCGATCCCATAGGTATTTTTCCTATGGAATCTTTTATACTACATTTCATGGGAAATCTAACAACCACTCCAACTTCTTTTTACCATTCCTTTGTTTTCCATGTGGCATTAATCACTCCTTGCTAATCCTATAAGATTCAATTTGGCATGCCACCCCAATCctatacttttcctattcctacattttcaaaatcctgcgaatcaaagaggtcctaagCGGCTGACTCCGAAGTAAGAACAATTCCTCATGTGCATTGGCTCAACTGTAGTCTAGCACATCATCGGTAGTTAATAGTGATGTCATCAGAACCACTCCAGGTAGCAAACCAAGGCATCCACTGGTCAAACACATGCATTATGTACTATGTGCTATTTATTATAAGAAATCATTTTTTGTTATCAACTACAAATCACACATGAGTTGCCAATCAATGGTTGACACATAGGAGCATGAAGGACATATTTCTCTATGAAAGAATAAAGAAACGAGCAGTCGCAGGAATCAAATGTCGTCCGTAGGGTTTCTCAAAAAAATTGTCGTCTGTAGGCATCCCATAGACACTCCTAATACACACAACcacatttaaaaaaaatccacATCCACATATATGTTACAAGCTTATGCTCTAGAGCTCTCTACTATATATTTATAGATACTTAAATGGATGCAAATGCTTTTAAAAACATTACATAGGATGACATGTTTTAATTCATGAGATAATATGACTTTGGTTTTATTATTTCACTTACATATAATAAAATTGAATTGAATGGTAGATTTTCGCAATCTCTCGAgtaaaaattaaaaataataaagtaACATAACTTTTTTTGTAAAATATCATGCACACTAATTGCAACAATAAAAGTAAAACATGTAAGATGAAACAATTGTATAGTTGCGTGCTTGATCCTGCTGATTGTAATAGATAATGTAATATTTTTGTTTGTATATTAACAAAATATGTTATAAACAAGTAAAGAAATTTggtattaatatatataattattaATTTCGACTCACCTTAGTGACTTAAGTGCCATGTGCTTCTTGTGGGTACAATGTGAGGAAAACTATGTTACAACTCATCTCTAGATCTTCTCAACAAGAAGTAACTAAAATATGATCGAACAAAACATGCATTGTTCTTTTGCTACTTGATTAGGTGACAATAATAGTAATGTTACATATAAATGATAAAATGTTAGAACTCTTACACATGATATTATATGTAACTAATTAATTGGATGAGTATATACCTATGACAATGAAGATCAAGatattaatgataaaagtgagatttCTACCTACCATTGTATTACTTTTGGTTTCTGAAATACATAATATGATAAATTAATAATTTTTTATACTAATGGAAaaaatgtttaattaaaataaAATATATTTAAGCGCATGCAATACGAAAGGTGATAAGAACTTCATATCTTTATGTTGTAAAACAATTATGATATGTAGTTTTTAGGACAAAAGAGTAGTCCAAAATATGTCTTACTGTCGGAAAATACAAAAATATATGAAGCAAATATTAGATTCCCACTATGCATGACAAGAATGAGTACACAAAACTTCAGTTGTATGACACTAGTAAAAATTCACAGAGAAATGGAATAATAACTAAGTAGTTGAAATCCAGTCATGTTAAAGTAGAGGACAGAACAAAGCTGAAAATGAATATTGGCCTACTCTATTTACAAAAGTTTAGTACAAAATTCTTCTTGATTTTAGTATTAAGAGCCTTCTGCGGTGAACCATGAAATTTTAAGCTAGAAAATGAAATATATCAAGTATTTATGTTGAAAACAAAGCAAACTTTTATAAAAATGCCAAGAGAGTTTTTTTAATGAAATTCAAAAAGATCCCCTTTAAAATGcagggaaaaaacaaaaaaacaagtaAATATAATTTATTATGAGAATGCAACATTTAGTCGTAGTGCACACACAATATTTGGCATGTCCAATGGAAGTTTAAAATGTGATCATGCATGATAAATTTTAATTCATTAGAAGTACAAAACTACCAACACAAAGCCCATTGACCGAGATTTTAATCTCCACATCCACTGATTGTCAAGGGAGGCAACAACTTTGGAAAGGTGAGGAATGAGCTAAGAGGCGGACTGGCATCAAGAAGGAGGTGAAATCAACAAGCAATCAAGGCATATAGAGGCGGTGAATACAAGTGAGAATCGAACAACAAAGATTGAGATGAAGCCGAGGCACATGGTGAGTGCGCGAAGAGCAGCGTGAGTGATATGACAATATGAAAAAGAGATGGAAGCAGGTTTGCACAAAACATAGATGGTAGCAGTCAATGGCGGTGCCAAGGCTCTAGTCTTGTGTAGTCAATTCAAATTCGTGTGGTCAAATATATGTCTTTGTATGAGTTTTGTAAATTTTTTTGCATGATTTTCAACTTATATATGAGATTTTTTGCCAAAAAACTGAGTATTCAAGTGACCATACAACCAGCATGTGGCTTCGCCACTGGCTGTAGTAGAGAAAGGGCTTGGCAGACGAGTCCTAAGGTAGAGCTACAATAAGCGTTAAATAGTAAATGTAAGAACCAATAGTTCAGAGCTGTCATCCGAGAAACTGACATGTCGGCCACTCCAAACTAGTAAGTGTGACTCTAGCAGAGTCGTCATATAAGTTCGAACGCCCTAATAAGTACTTGTATGGTGATTGTCTTAAAAGTTGGTCAAGAGGATTCTCTATCCCGTGCTCCATCACCATAATTTTTGGAGGGTGCTCCAAATCCAGTCCACCCGCCTTGATGTTTGGAGAGTTGGGGTGATTTTGGACCGCTCCATCCCAGAAACGGCTTGGTGTAAGAGACATTTCCTATCCCACTCCTCTTTCCACCCACAGGTCTTGCTGACGATGCCATTGACTCTGCCCTAACCCATGGGTACCATTCCGGCTTATGGCGTGAGGCACCAAAAATTATTGAGGTCATAGACCTCTTCTTCTTTGGAGTTGGATGACGACGAGGAAGATGATGGTGGAGAGGAGAGAATAccaagaagtcccactttgccgTCTAGCATGGGGTGATCCAATGGGAGGAAGAGATCGAAGGGGATGGTGTGAGCGATGAAAGACAAAATCAATGAGTTGGTCAAGTCAAGGAAGGAGTCGGCGGAGAAGAGGAAACAATAAATGTTGGAGCTCAAGGAGAGGAGGTTATAAGAGAAGAAGGCGAGGTGAAGGGCTATGCACGAAAGTAAAAGAACCAAGAAAGTGATGAAGACACGTATGCCTCAGTTTGATAAAAAAAATGATTATTGCGAGAGAAGATAGCCAAAGTGAACCAACTGATAATGTTGGATCCAAATACCATGGATGTCACATCAAgatcgttttgagatatgaatcGAAGATCGTGCGTTCAGGATGTAACGAAGCCGCCAATACAGGAGTAGGGAACGGTGCATACATGCGGGCCGGCCACATATGATTTGTACATGTAGGTTGAATGTGTGCATGATTCTTCATCTTTTGTTCATGCGATTTTCCTAATAATTTCATAAAGAAATCTAAGCATGACTGTTTTCAAATGAAATGCCGTACATCCAAGCGTGTGATGTTGAAAGATGAAATAAGGAGAGATAATTTGAGGATTGAGATATGACGACTATGTGTTTGCACATTATCTCCGCAGCCTTCGAAAATTACGGAAGGTGCTCCAAAACGATTTTGGAGGCTACGGACACATAAAGAACTCGCTAGGGTTGCTCTAAGAAGAGGTCTCGCCCAACAGTGTTCCACCACGTCATGAGCAGTGACTGGGTGATGTCATGTGCAGGACCTTTCTCGGCAGCAAACCGAGTTAAATCCCGTGTCCACCATGATTAAAGGTGCACTAATGGTACTGAAAGAAGGAAGATATGAACGGCAATCTCCAAGAAGTGCGACTTAGCAATGGCTGGTCCTGACGAAGTCCTCCCACCACTAAACTAACCAGCCCGGCCACGTCCCCGCCTTCTCTCTCCTGGTTCCCGCACAGAGCCAACCCCCACTCCCACCACACCACGGCAGCCATGAGAAATTTCGCCGCCCCAGCAAGCAGCTCAGCGTCGTCGCCCCGTGTCAACCATGACATGATCCGCCTCCCGCTCGTGCTTCCCCATATATACATGCGAGAGCGCACGCGCTCACACCTCCCCTCACCACCAACCCACAGACCACACCTCAATAAGTTCGGCGATCAGCTCAGCTCCCATCCCAGCTGTGACTACAAGCAAGCTAGCTTCTCCGGCCACGCGCCCAGTCGAGCAGCTGGCTAAGGATCTCGCCGGCGGCTTTAGTCGTTATTAGGGTCTTCTTCGTAAACTTACCCGCCGAGGCTGGCCGTGGCCGGCCGGGGTAAAGTGTAAGGCGGCGCCATATATACGCCGGAGACTGTCATATGGCCGACGGGCTGCCTCCGGGGTACCGTTTCTACCCCACGGAGGAGGAGCTGATATGCTTCTACCTGCGCAACAAGCTCGACGGCAGCCGCGGCGACATAGAGCGCGTCATCCCCGTCGTCGACGTCTACTCCGTCGACCCCTTGCAGCTCTCAGGTAGGACCATCGATCATCATATACGGATTCCTACGTACGTACAGTGCGTTGCGTCATGCTGCCTCTTACCTGCGCACATACGCAGAGATCCACGAGAGGctgcgcggcggcggtggcggtgaggGGGAGCCGTGGTTCTACTTCTGCGCGCGgcaggagcgggaggcgcggggcggGCGGCCCAGCCGGACCACGCCGTCGGGGTACTGGAAGGCGGCGGGCACGCCCGGGGTCGTCTACTCCGCCGACCGCCGGCCCATCGGGCTGAGGAAGACCATGGTGTTCTACCGAGGCCGCGCGCCGTCCGGGACCAAGACCAAGTGGAAAATGAACGAGTACAGGGCCTTCCAGCACGAGCACAACGACGACGCCGCCGGCGCACCCACGGCAACCGGGGGTCCCCACGCCGCTGCGCCACCGAACCTCCCTCCGCAGGTAATACTCGATGCCACTCATATGTGATATGTCCATCTCCATATGTATCAGACAGACATGGCTGTCACTTTTGTCGCCGGATAAGTGCCCAAAAGCAGCTCGCAACTAGCAATTTATCTAGGCATAGGTTTCGGATTGTGTGTGTGCTGTGCTTATAGATAGTGCCAATTAACCGGGATGCTCATCATCACAGCCCCACCTACATCAACATGCATGTTATTCGTCTTTTTATCGTCTTACATGTTACATCTTGGCATGCAAGTTGCTGATACGCTATTCATCCATATATGTGAGATTGAGAAACTTAATTATTGTTCGAATCTGTAGTCTGATGTGAACTTGTGTTGTTTTGTAGCTGAGAAGCGAGTTCAGCTTGTGTCGACTCTACACCAAATCGGGGACACTGAGGCAGTTCGATCGACGGCCGGTTGCAGCGGCTGCACGCGGTGACATTCCGGGGCCATCCACGGCAGCCACCGCGTCGCCCGACGACGGTGACGGCTCCGGTGGATCCATGCAGCCGCTTGAGGAGGATCTGATGGAAGGAGCTGGCGGTGATCCATACGGAGACGATATAGCCACATTGGCTGCTCTTCTCTACTGGTCTACGGACTAGATTATGCATTCGTTTCAACAGATCGAATCTTGAGCAGTTTCGTCTCCATTGACAGATTATGCTCTATCTAAATCTTAAAACATAAAATTCTGGACAAAGAATGATCTATGAATTTGAGCACTAGCTAGTTTGTACTACGAATTTGTAACAGGGAAAAGGGGGAGAAGGGAAGTGACTATTTCTTAGTCGACTTATTTGAAATAACCATTTACCAATGGACATGCATATCCATTTGATGAAGACCTCATCCTTGTGCACTTGCACGCACTGGTTACATCCGATGGTTCTAAGCATCGACTTCGAAAAATAATAATCGAGAAGGGGGTTTGCCCCAACTTCTGCAATAGAACGATGCATACGAATAATATTATTAAAAAGCAAAGGTTCCGGTACAAATCATCCTGTCATGATCAAAGAACAAATCAGGCTCATCAAGAGCTAAACAGAAGAATAAGAGCCACAACCGGCCGGTAAACTGAGATAGGAGCACTACAAGCCTAtcttattacatgaccgccatccaaatcaGTTGAAAATAGCCCGTGCTACTATTTTCCATcgggtagatccagtaaccaaacgctccctggcctccgtcggagtgagtagcgatcaCATACGGAGCAATGCAGTGgcccggaaaataacctgcaaaaaatgaatatttgttgttctgataaagaccaaatcatttctgcagtttccaaactgcccataataaagcacatactcctacacgagtATGTCTCGCTGTTTCAAGATCTATCCCatctagccacgtcccaaataacgtggtgATAGAATTTTGTGGCGATCTTAGTTGCGTCGGCGACCAACATGTGATTtgatggttaggaggacaatggtATCTCCATTCCACCAGAGTTCAACTCCTAGATTTGATATTGGTGCTcgcatttttttaaatttatttcagGCATTTCgatgatgtgcgttcagtgggaggagatgttcccgtcaaCTATGAAGGCATCtgtggcgacttcgtcaatctcaaaataaaatgtcagctcggtctctcggaggtgctcatagtgGTACGACGTGCGTGCCTTCATAGAAATGATTGTATGTGTGTATGTTGAATGTCTGCGTCTGTACTATATTAAACGAAACCCCAGTTGCCTCAAGGAATaacaaagggggggggggtctaCCTTTGATCTCAAAACGATTTCCAAGTTTAATTTTGATCTTTAAACTATGAAATCAGAGAAGTTTGACTTCTAGCTTTCAGAACAATTTAGATATGGCCCCTTATCTAGCTCCGGTTTCACACATTCTGTAAACCAGTAAAATTAGAAGTAAAAAAAAGTAAACACTATGATACAAAAGAGAAATTCGCAGGGACACGCACTGGCCGCACATGCACATTGTGGCCCGCCAAGTGCCTCGCATTTCTGAGGGGTGGGATGGGGGCGACGGGAATTCTAAAACAAGATCATTTTACCGAGTACAAAAACTTGATAAAAACGAACAACAAAGATAAATCAATAATAAGTTTCTACCGAGTTTTATCAAGTTCCATATGGACTAGCTTATAtcaagttttaatatttgaaacctGATGAATTTCTTTGTTGTTCTTATCAAATTGTAATACTTGAAACTTGGTAAAAACAAATTCTTAAACTGTATTCAAGAATGGTCCTGTTTCAAAGTCCACGTCACAAGGAACACGAATATGCAAACAAAACATAAATTAGACTTTCAGTTCAAAAATATATAATAGGTTCAAAATTGGAAGTCAAATGAAAAAAAAAACGAGAAGTGAGGTGGGTGGAGTATGCAATATGTGACAAAAGCATGCATGCATGGGACCCAAGTAATGAAAGGCTTAGCCATGCAGGAGATCAGCCAATTTTCCGCAGATGCTACAGATCCTCTCTCTAAGATAGGAAAATATCCTAGATGAGTTAGTACAAGGAAAAGGACATGTTAGAAATGGACCTGACAGAAAAACTGGAAATAATGACCTAGCTTTTATGAAATATCACTATATTTacttctttttattaatgatccCAAAAATATTTTTCCATTATCTATTTTTTGGATTTTCCAATATTTATTGGCAAActtatgtattttacaaatttatcATGATTTTAAAATATTTGAATATTTAGTAGTTTTCTTCATGGTTCTTGAATTTTTTTGTTACAATATCCCCTTTCTCCATTAGAGTCTCACCTGCACGAAAATAGTGCCATGCATGACGTCAATTAAACTattattagagcatctacagtcggagtTGGCAAATCTAACACCCTATACGTCCACGGATACGTCTAGGCACACCCGCGGACACTAACCAGGCACTCCCTAATTCCGAGCCTTCACACCAGTGTATCTCATATTCCGAACCCTACATCCATACAAATTCACGCAACTAGTACATAGATCACAAAACAATCAAAATCAACAGGAAATGGACATATAAACTGGTACCGAAcgggcataattcacataaacatcACCAAAAGATCACCAAACGGCGAAATCATACAGTTCAATGATCTGGCACATTGTAACTACATACTACAACTAGATTATAAACAGGAGAGGGCGAGCTTCACCATTTCCTCGCCGGCCCTTTGCTCGTTCGGTCGCCGGCGCATCTGTAGGAGTCCGTGGCAGGAGGTGGATCCACGTCGGACCCGTCGGAGGAGGAGGAATAGGAGATGACGATGTAGCCTTGCAAGCGCCGGACAACGCGGTCTTGCTTGCGCTTGAGCTTGGCCACCCTCGCCACCTCTgccctgcctccgccgcctcccgctcggatTGCTCAATGTTGAGCCAGAGATGCTTGGCGTTGATCCTCTGGAGTCGTTCGGCCTTCGTCTCCGCCTCAATCAGTGACCGGCGGCACACCCACTCGAGGAGACGGTCTTCCTCACGGGGCACCTGGTGGCGATGGACGGACTGCGCAGACGCGTCGGACCTGCCCACCATCTCCATTTACCTCTGCCTCTCGCGGCGGGTGGCATGTGCCTCCGACTCCGGAGTCCGCATTCgcggcatcggcggagcgggcacTAGAACACAGTGCTGCCCGCACGGAGcaacggccggaggtggaggaggccgtCGGGCGGGAGGAGCAGATCAGGCAGGCCTTGCAGATCTGCGCGCGGGGTGGCAAGGGCCGGTGTCGGCACAGCGGCGACGGGCGGCAGGTGGCGTGCACCGGACCCGGAGCTACGGCATGTACCGACACGCGAGCGCTTGAGCGCGATACGGAGCGCCAGCTCCTCCTCTTCTCCGGAGCTGCCGTCGGAGTGGCTGCCAGTGCTGGACATGCTCGTCGGTGCTAGGGATTTGGCCGATCGGGGAAATGGGAGCATCGGGGAGGGGAGCGGAGCGAAGTGGAGTGAGCTAGGGTTTCTGCCGAATGTGGGGTTTtatggggtcgggtgggccagccgtGGGCCGAGCTGACGTGGCGAAGGCCGCCTTATATCCGCCCTACATTTGAGACGGATATACGGGTGCTAGTCAGCCCGGTCGTTTGAGTCCCGTTTGAGAGCTTCTGTTGGGTCGGTTTTTTTTTTGTGAACGGTTAGCGGACGGCCTGCCCGGACGTATGAGACGAATATAgggcgcccggctgtagatgctcttacctaGGTGACGGACAAAACCTATAAAGGTTTAGAATGTTGAGTGCCTAGTTAGATTGATTAAAGTACATGGACCACAAGTACATTTTTCCATAATTAAACATTCTTCTCTCAATAATACTACGCCATTTCCGGTTTATTAGGCCTGCACGTATTCTTAAATTGACTTAACCAATATAATAGAAATAATATAACCCAAAAATTATACCACTACAAAATATACCATTTAAAGTTTCTAAtgatattttttgtgatatataAATTATACTAGGTTGATCAAATTATTAATCTAGGGATACGCGTAGGCGTGATTAACCGGAAAGAAGGTACTccttctgtcccaaaatataagaatatTTTTAACATTAGTGTAGTTCCAACAACATTTttatattatggaatggagggagtagtatgctTCTGCCAAACATGTGGCACGAATCACTCCAGCCCTCTAACGTTATTTACAACTAAAGTTTTCAtccgaaaaagaaaaacaaacctAAAAAGAACTGAAACTTGCCATCCAAAAAGAAGTTGGCATGCTTGACAACTAAGCTGGCCATCCCACGtcactaaacttgccataaaaaacGTTTGGAGTTGCATGTTCGTGCCACATGTGTGGCCCTTATCAGGGTCCAAGATTTAGTCTTCGCATAATGTTCATGGCACTTATCAGGGTCCAAGATTTAGTCTCCGTATAACGTTCAACTAAGTCGGTAACTATTTTGATATTTCGAATCATCTATGGCAAGGCTTGAGATTGGAATGGGGCACATATATAATGTATCATATATTTATAGTTGTGAGTATTCAGAAGACAGACGTAGTCAAATATCCGAAAGTTTCACTTCTACATATATGACAAGTTTTTGAGAACTAGATGCACATATTGATTTTTGTGATAAATGAATATATTAATAATCTCTTCTTTTATGCAAATATTTATAATTTTATGTTGAtgatctccctctctctttttTGTAAGATTCTTTGATTAGAAaagaaatgtactccctccgtctcaaaataagtgtctcaactttgtactagatgtagtgcaaagttgtactaaggttaagacacttattttgggacggaggaagtacaagTGAATGAGTCGATATGGAGGGCAATATATCCGCCTCATTTATCTAAATTTGTATTGGATCTTGCTAGAATGCTACACCAAAGTCTCATGTCTTCGGGGTTTGAGTTCACTGAAAGACCTGGTTTCCGCCAAAATTAGTTTGGTCGGCAAGACCGCGACAGCATCTTGTTGCATGCGTTGCATGAAACCAGCGTGCACAAAAGAGAAGCCATCAATGGTAGGCAGTCTCCTCATCCTTTGACAAATCGAGCCACTGAATGTTCAGGGGGGGAAGATAGAGAAGATTGGTTGGACCGGAGCGGCTTCACCGTCTGCCAACAATCTCGTTCACATCAGTCTTGTCTGCTTCCCGTCACGTGTACAAAATGCTCATGATCCACACAGTAAGTTCCATGCATCGGCCGCGGGTCTCTCTAATTGGAAACGTGCCTAGATAAGTTGCGGCCAGACTCTGATAGCGGCAGGTCAAGTCCACGTATATTGTTATTTTACAACAAAACTTCTAACTCTTTCCGGAAGTCCTTTTAGTGGATGATCTTTGATCGTATTCGCTGCACCGGCTCCGGTAGGCATGCAAATTTGGAATCTTGAAGGTACCCTCCAACCTTCTTTAGTTCAACTAAATGAACTAAAATTTTGGAATTCACTTCATTTTTAAGATTTAATTCAATTGGTGA is from Triticum aestivum cultivar Chinese Spring chromosome 3A, IWGSC CS RefSeq v2.1, whole genome shotgun sequence and encodes:
- the LOC123058821 gene encoding NAC domain-containing protein 90 — encoded protein: MADGLPPGYRFYPTEEELICFYLRNKLDGSRGDIERVIPVVDVYSVDPLQLSEIHERLRGGGGGEGEPWFYFCARQEREARGGRPSRTTPSGYWKAAGTPGVVYSADRRPIGLRKTMVFYRGRAPSGTKTKWKMNEYRAFQHEHNDDAAGAPTATGGPHAAAPPNLPPQLRSEFSLCRLYTKSGTLRQFDRRPVAAAARGDIPGPSTAATASPDDGDGSGGSMQPLEEDLMEGAGVGGDVPVNYEGICGDFVNLKIKCQLGLSEVLIVLPSEWLPVLDMLVGARDLADRGNGSIGEGSGAKWSELGFLPNVGFYGVGAVNLEALGAIRST